CTCCTCCCAGCAGCGTCAGCACTTCCCCGGTGATGTAGCTCGAATCGGCATCCGACGCAAAGAACACGTACGCCGGCGCCACTTCTTCCGGCTGCGCCGGCCGCTCCATGGGCGTGTCCTGGCCATGCTTGCCGGCTTGTTCCGCCGGCTTGTCGGCCACGTTCAGCGGCGTCCACACCGGACCCGGCGCAACGCAGTTCACACGGATTCCGCGGTCCACCAGGTTCTGCGCCAGCGACTTGGTGAACGCGTGAATCGCGCCCTTGGTCGCCGCGTAATCCAGCAGCGCCCGGCTGGCCTTCCAGACCGGCGATTGATCCGGTGTTGATGATGGCGCTGCCGCGGTTCAGGTAACGCAGCGCTGCCTTCGCCATGTGGAAGTAGCCGAAGATGTTGGTGCGGAACGTCTGCTCCCATTGTTCTTCCGACAACTCCTCCAGCGACTCGGCGTGTTGCTGGAACGCGGCGTTGTTTACCAGGATGTCGAGCTGCCCGAATTCCTCCACTGTCGCCTTGACCGCATCGCGGCAGAATTCGGAGTCGCTCACGTCGCCGGCGATCAGCAGCGCGCTCCGTCCCTCGCGCTCCACTGCTTCGCGCGTTTCTTCCGCGTCTTTCTGCTCCTCCGGCAAATGAATCACCACCACGTCGGCGCCTTCGCGCGCATAGAGCACCGCCACGGCACGGCCGATGCCGGAGTCCCCGCCGGTGATGATCGCCACCTTGTCCTTCAGCTTCTCCGACCCGCGATAGTTTGGCGCGAGGTATTGCGGGCGGGGCTGTATCTCCGCTTCCAGGCCGGGTGGCTCCTGATGCTGCCCGGGAAACGGCGGCTTCGGACGCAGGCCCGCTACGGCCCGCTGCTGGCCTGGCGCACTCCCGAGCGCCGTTTTGAGGTCGGGAAACGCGACCACGTTGCCTCGCCGCGCCGCCGGCCGTTCACCATTGCCGCCCGCCGCGCCCGATGAACTCTGCTTGCGCTTGCGGGTTCGCTGCCCTGTG
This genomic window from Terriglobales bacterium contains:
- a CDS encoding SDR family oxidoreductase; the protein is MLDYAATKGAIHAFTKSLAQNLVDRGIRVNCVAPGPVWTPLNVADKPAEQAGKHGQDTPMERPAQPEEVAPAYVFFASDADSSYITGEVLTLLGGETAAA